The genomic region GATATCCAAACCTTCGATCAGCGGACCAGTCAGGTAACGGTCGACGCGGTGACGAACCTCGTCACCGGCGGTAACATCGACGTCAACTATGCTCCGGCGCGAACCAACGTGAACCCCGAAGTCGCCCAAGGATTCTTGTACAACCCGGCCTATACGAGCAGCCTGGCGTTGACCGTGACGCAGCCGTTGCTCCGGAATGCCGGCATCGACATCAATAAAACGTTCATCAAGGTCGCCCAAAACAACGCCGACGTGGAGCAGCACGTCTTTCGAGATCGCGTGTTGACCGTGATCGCCACGGTGGAGCAGACCTATTGGGAACTGGTCTTCGCAAATGAGAATTTAAAGGTGGCGCAAGCAGCCCTCAAGGCCGCACAGGAACTGCTGGCCAGCAACCGGGCCAAGTCCAAGGCCGGCGTCATGTCCATCGTGGACGTCCTGCAGGCCGAGGCCGCCGTGGCCTCCCGCGTGGAACAGGTGCTGGTCGCGGAAAAAGCCATTCGCGATCAGGAAGACCAACTCCGTCGCCTGCTCAATCCCGGTGAAGAAGACCTGCGTCTGGACGTGCGCCTCACCCCGATCGATCCCCCGGTCACGGTGCTGGAACCCCTCAGCCTCCAGGAGGCGATCGACATTGCGATCGAGCAACGTCCGGAAATCGTACAGGCGAAGAAAAATCTCGACTCCGGCGAACTCAATAAACAGTTCGCGAAGAATCAGCTGCTTCCGACCCTGTCGTTTCAAGGCACGATGGGCCTGCTCGGCCTGGGCGGCGACTACAAGGGCACCAGCGAGAGGAACTTCAACGGCGATTTTTACAACTATGGCGCCGGCCTCGTGCTGAGCTATCCGCTCGGGAATCGCTCGGCCATCAGCACCTACAACAAGCGGCAACTCGAAGCCAAAAACGCCGAAGCGACCCTGTCCAGCGTGCGGCAACAAATCATCGTGGGCGTTCGGGAGGCGGTGCGCCGGGTGCAGACGGATTTCAAGCGAATCGAAACCACCCGCTCCGCCCGCATCATGGCGGAGAAGCAGCTTCAGGCCGAGCAGGAGCGTCTCAAAGTCGGTCTCAGCACGACGCGCTTCGTACTCGATTTCCAGCGCGATCTCGCGACGGCGCAGGGCAACGAACTGCGCGCGACCGTGGATTACAACAAGTCGTTGTCCAACCTGTCGCGGCACAAGGCGACGACGCTCGACCGCTACCATCTCGAACTGTAGCGCCTGTCCGCGATGGCTCCGCAGCCTGACCGGTCTCTTCAGGATCGCGGCGCAGAACGGGGAGCCGTCCTTGCGCTGCTTCCCATGGCCGCCACAGCCGCATTTTACGGCCTTCCCACGCGACTCCAGGATCAGCCGGCGGTCCAATTCATCCCCCAGCTGCTGGGCTACCTGGCGTGTATGCTCTGGGCAGCCCGTAATCCCGGACTCATCGCCCGTTTCGGGCTCGAACCGGCCAAGATCGGCGCGGGCCTCGTGCGCGGAGTGCCCGTCGGTTGCGTGCTGGGATTCTTCAACTCCTTCGTGATTCTTTGGTGCGTTCCACGGTTGGGGTACGACCTCACGTTTCTCACGCACACGCCGCATGCCCGGCTCCCGGTGTACCTCATGCTGCCGTGGTTCATTTGCCTCATCGCGCTGTTCGTGGAGTTCAACTTCCGCGGCTTTCTGCTGGGACGCCTGCAGGCGCTGGGCACTGCGGCGCTCGGAGCCGGCCGTCCCCGTCTCCGTTCGAATCTCGCCATCGGACTCAGCGCGCTCGCATTTTCCTTCGATCCGTTCATGACGCAGACGTTTCGTGAGCTCCACTGGATCGCCGTCTGGGATGGAGCGATCTGGGGCGCGCTTCACGTCGCCATGCGCAACCTGTACGTCCCCATCACCGCGCATGCAGTGGAGGTTCTCGTCATGTATAGTGTCATACGATTGGCGCTGCTGGAGTGAACCGGCACCGACGTATTCGGCGATCCCGGCGTCGAGACGGACGTGCGCCGGTCCAGCCGGACGTGGCTCCCCGACCCGAATCAGAACGGCAGACCGGCATCGACGAGACTGCAGCGGGCCGGCGACATCATCTCGCACATCGTGAACGAACTGATCAAATACGGGCTCTACTTCCTGCTCGGCGGGACGATCGTCAGCCTCTCGACCTACCTGGGCTCGCAAGGGCGATCTTTCCTGGCCGCCTTTGCCAGCACGTTTCCGGCGATCACCGGCGCCACGTTTCTTCTGATCTATCTGAATGGCGGAACGGACTCCCTCGTCGGCTACGCGAAGAACCTCTTGTGGTTCGTTCCACCGTGGATCGTCTATGTGATCAGCATGATCGTCGTGGTGCCCCGTCTTGGATTCTGGCCCGGCGCGGCCATGTCGCTGACGCTGTATATGATGTGCATTGCCATCCTGAAGATGACGCTGCGATAACCGCCAGGAGGGCGGTCAGTGTTTCGCGTGAAGGGCAGCGTGAGCGACCTGAGTTTCGAGGTGCGGCTCGGCGGGAAAAACGATGGCCTAGCGGGTCCGACCGGGCGGATCGAATGGGGACGGGTTACGACACGCCGAAGTGCAGGCGGCTCATCTCCCTCATCGCCGCCACCAACTGTTCGACCGCCTCGGTGACGGCGGCGCTGGCCTTGTGTGACGGGCCTTTGCCTCCGGCCCAGATATCCGGAGGATTCTCCAATTCGAGCACGTTCTGACAGAATCTGCTCAATGAGTGCTTCCAATAGACGCCGTCCTGCGCTTGTTGAACGAAATGTTCCCGGTCCTCCGTGAAGGGCGCGTCGAATTGCCTGGCCCGCATCTGCCACATCTGCTCCATGGCCTGCTGCCGCTCCTGACTAAATTCCAAGCGGGTGGCCTTTTCGTTCAAGGCGGCGAACAATCCCCCGATTACGCGTTCGACCTCGGACTCGGGAAACATACCGACGCAAGATTGCACGACGAGATATTTGTGGAACAGAAAGACCTCGGCGCTGACGCGGGCGTCGTTCGCCGAGGGATCGTAAGCCCTTGCCAATTCCTTGAGCGCGTCCCCGGACCGCCCTTCCAGACTGCTGCCCAGCAGGATTGCCAACTGTCGACCGAGGCTCAGATAGTCAGACGGCGTGGAGGACTGTGCCATACGAATCGAAACTCCTCTCCTCGGGCCGGACGGCCGACCCGTCATGTGGTAGATATCCGTGGCGCGCACCGGCCTCATATTCTCATTCGGCGGAGGAATCCCCAAGACAAAGCAGGATTCCTTCCGCCCCCCTATGGCGACGCCCCTTCGTTGAAGACGCCGCCGGCTCTTGCTAGGATGACCGGTCTCGCTTCTGCACAGAAGGAGGGCGTGTCCCGCCTATGGAGCCTCAATCCGCGGTTCGCAGCCTGATCGTCGAAGGGGCGCGGCAGAACAATCTCAAAAATATTTCCCTCACGCTGCCTCACGACCAAGTCACCGCCGTCACGGGTTTGTCCGGATCAGGGAAATCATCGTTGGCGT from Nitrospira japonica harbors:
- a CDS encoding TolC family protein — translated: MTRRSRPSGVCPVLLGISISLTGMTGPAWGADDPKAQSEERREAISLADAALRALKSNLDISISRQTKESRLADIVVEQAKFDPTLSVNGQYNRSASPLNRPVFGGTQGNLTDIQTFDQRTSQVTVDAVTNLVTGGNIDVNYAPARTNVNPEVAQGFLYNPAYTSSLALTVTQPLLRNAGIDINKTFIKVAQNNADVEQHVFRDRVLTVIATVEQTYWELVFANENLKVAQAALKAAQELLASNRAKSKAGVMSIVDVLQAEAAVASRVEQVLVAEKAIRDQEDQLRRLLNPGEEDLRLDVRLTPIDPPVTVLEPLSLQEAIDIAIEQRPEIVQAKKNLDSGELNKQFAKNQLLPTLSFQGTMGLLGLGGDYKGTSERNFNGDFYNYGAGLVLSYPLGNRSAISTYNKRQLEAKNAEATLSSVRQQIIVGVREAVRRVQTDFKRIETTRSARIMAEKQLQAEQERLKVGLSTTRFVLDFQRDLATAQGNELRATVDYNKSLSNLSRHKATTLDRYHLEL
- a CDS encoding DUF3147 domain-containing protein, coding for MRRSSRTWLPDPNQNGRPASTRLQRAGDIISHIVNELIKYGLYFLLGGTIVSLSTYLGSQGRSFLAAFASTFPAITGATFLLIYLNGGTDSLVGYAKNLLWFVPPWIVYVISMIVVVPRLGFWPGAAMSLTLYMMCIAILKMTLR